From one Bradyrhizobium sp. Ash2021 genomic stretch:
- a CDS encoding DUF3617 family protein — protein MATMSFIPIQSQAQDRQPQSTQPQSTQSQAAPQAKVDGVFSGPSFRKGLWRFVRTLDVVRNANKNVKYRLVDREMTRCVDPTQAMKATFSSSPVGGCVSDKPEKVGNKYTFGHRCDYLGAVSTVITVHSDEAYTELNEVTVGEHPKSDLVTAKRIGDCTDDKAEDLAKTSVLSLQH, from the coding sequence ATGGCGACCATGTCATTCATCCCGATCCAGTCTCAGGCTCAGGATCGTCAACCCCAATCCACTCAACCCCAATCCACTCAATCCCAAGCCGCCCCCCAGGCAAAAGTGGATGGCGTGTTTAGTGGCCCGAGCTTTCGCAAGGGCCTTTGGCGTTTTGTTCGAACGCTTGATGTCGTCAGGAATGCGAACAAGAACGTCAAGTACAGATTGGTTGACCGGGAGATGACGCGCTGCGTTGATCCAACCCAGGCGATGAAGGCGACCTTCTCATCATCGCCCGTTGGAGGCTGCGTTTCCGACAAGCCGGAAAAAGTCGGCAATAAATATACGTTCGGCCACAGGTGCGATTATCTGGGAGCGGTCAGCACCGTCATAACGGTGCACAGTGACGAAGCTTACACTGAACTCAACGAAGTCACCGTCGGTGAGCATCCGAAGTCGGATCTGGTCACCGCAAAGAGAATTGGGGATTGTACCGACGACAAGGCGGAAGACTTGGCAAAGACTTCTGTTTTGTCCTTGCAGCACTGA
- a CDS encoding DUF5801 repeats-in-toxin domain-containing protein, producing the protein MNGPFQVAQATGTANSSSSAPPRIYKLTKPLTDQAVVVNLGYDQKVQVDFSAIANEKITLVHVGEKLIILFDNQSTVTVEPFFDSRHDALQNITIEMAPGRDVSVSEFASLFPITTDSSVLPAADAGGASNANAQASGANFSPSAVDPLPPVPSNTLAPQEDLPTFTTEPQTGFVPTPPIPVAPTIVAGLVPGLVVDESFLTVATNGIAGSGQGPAGSTVATGLVPFTIDAPAGQQSLTFALSISASGVDSGLIDSQTGNHVFLFLENGQVVGREGANAGAAAGGPADFTLAVDATGHITLTDLRSVHEGVGETGDINEGVSLPAGLVTLTATVTDNSNQSESASVDIGPHLTILDDGPSVSIVVQGEPALAVDESFLTAATNGIDGTTPNLANTHTTGDFSGAFTSVQGADGASIAYSLGVNSPNVDSGLIDSATGDHIFLVLNGNTVEGHVGATATLAFTLALDPATGVVTLTDLRAVHEGVGENGDISEGISLNSVANLVTLTATITDKDGDTATASIDLGKQVTFNDDGPTIQVRVLGEEQHLPTLVVDESFLTAATNGIDGTTPNLASTVKTGDFSTAFTSVQGADGASIAYSLGVSSPSVDSGLIDSATGQHILLVLNGTTVEGHVGASSTLAFTLAVNAATGVVTLTDLRAVHEGVGENGDISEGISLNSIANLVTLTATITDKDGDHQAATIDLGKQVTFNDDGPTIVVNNSTEPTLVVDESFLTAATNGIDGTTPNLASTVKTGDFSTAFTSVQGADGASIAYSLGVSSPSVDSGLIDSATGQHIFLVLNGTTVEGHVGASSTLAFTLAVDPNTGIVTLTDLRAVHEGVGENGDISEGISLNSIANLVTLTVTITDKDGDHQAATIDLGKQVTFNDDGPTIVVNNSTEPTLVVDESFLTAATNGIDGTTPNLASTVKTGDFSTAFTSVQGADGASIAYSLGVSSPSVDSGLIDSATGQHIFLVLNGTTVEGHVGASSTLAFTLAVDPNTGIVTLTDLRAVHEGVGENGDISEGISLNSIANLVTLTVTITDKDGDHQAATIDLGKQVTFNDDGPTIVVNNSTEPTLVVDESFLTAATNGIDGTTPNLASTVKTGDFSTAFTSVQGADGASIAYSLGVSSPSVDSGLIDSATGQHILLVLNGTTVEGHVGASSTLAFTLAVNAATGVVTLTDLRAVHEGVGENGDISEGISLNSIANLVTLTATITDKDGDHQAATIDIGKQVTFNDDGPTIVVNNSTEPTLVVDESFLTAATNGIDGTTPNLASTVKTGDFSTAFTSVQGADGASIAYSLGVSSPSVDSGLIDSATGQHIFLVLNGTTVEGHVGASSTLAFTLAVDPNTGIVTLTDLRAVHEGVGENGDISEGISLNSIANLVTLTATITDKDGDHQAATIDIGKQVTFNDDGPTIVVNNSTEPTLVVDESFLTAATNGIDGTTPNLASTVKTGDFSTAFTSVQGADGASIAYSLGVSSPSVDSGLIDSATGQHIFLVLNGTTVEGHVGASSTLAFTLAVDPNTGIVTLTDLRAVHEGVGENGDISEGISLNSIANLVTLTATITDKDGDHQAATIDLGKQVTFNDDGPTIVVNNSTEPTLVVDESFLTAATNGIDGTTPNLASTVKTGDFSTAFTSVQGADGASIAYSLGVSSPSVDSGLIDSATGQHIFLVLNGTTVEGHVGASSTLAFTLAVNAATGVVTLTDLRAVHEGVGENGDISEGISLNSIANLVTLTATITDKDGDHQAATIDIGKQVTFNDDGPTIVVNNSTEPTLVVDESFLTAATNGIDGTTPNLASTVKTGDFSTAFTSVQGADGASIAYSLGVSSPSVDSGLIDSATGQHIFLVLNGTTVEGHVGASSTLAFTLAVDPNTGIVTLTDLRAVHEGVGENGDISEGISLNSIANLVTLTATITDKDGDHQAATIDLGKQVTFNDDGPTIVVNNSTEPTLVVDESFLTAATNGIDGTTPNLASTVKTGDFSTAFTSVQGADGASIAYSLGVSSPSVDSGLIDSATGQHIFLVLNGTTVEGHVGASSTLAFTLAVNAATGVVTLTDLRAVHEGVGENGDISEGISLNSIANLVTLTATITDKDGDHQAATIDIGKQVTFNDDGPTIVVNNSTEPTLVVDESFLTAATNGIDGTTPNLASTVKTGDFSTAFTSVQGADGASIAYSLGVSSPSVDSGLIDSATGQHILLVLNGTTVEGHVGASSTLAFTLAVNAATGVVTLTDLRAVHEGVGENGDISEGISLNSIANLVTLTATITDKDGDHQAATIDLGKQVTFNDDGPTIVVNNSTEPTLVVDESFLTAATNGIDGTTPNLASTVKTGDFSTAFTSVQGADGASIAYSLGVSSPSVDSGLIDSATGQHILLVLNGTTVEGHVGASSTLAFTLAVNAATGVVTLTDLRAVHEGVGENGDISEGISLNSIANLVTLTATITDKDGDHQAATIDLGKQVTFNDDGPTIVVNNSTEPTLVVDESFLTAATNGIDGTTPNLASTVKTGDFSTAFTSVQGADGASIAYSLGVSSPSVDSGLIDSATGQHIFLVLNGTTVEGHVGASSTLAFTLAVNAATGVVTLTDLRAVHEGVGENGDISEGISLNSIANLVTLTATITDKDGDHQAATIDLGKQLSIHDDGPTITATATGPALSVDESFLTASTNGINGSTPLLASTHTTGNFSTAFTAVQGADGASIAYALGITGGNGTSSGLVDSQTGQTDVLVLNGNTIEGHVGTTGGALAFTIAVDPATGIVTLTEDRSVKQGTASNGDTSEGISLNSIANLVTLTATITDKDGDHQAATIDLGKQVSFLDDGPTISSIQNAIMPTVNNTDAHGTWQPNFGADGPDFAPAGDVKGPNDPAFAAIGIAMGTAPAGLTYTVTDTLLHDPAGEEVFSVAVTGGTQPYTFYEYTHYNAATQTAEMFAYSDQADAVAGSTGTTNQFFTLSMAANGTYDFHLTSSTALESTVITSFTGGGNSGEGSYAVVTGTSATFVKNAVTIPAGPPAGSDLLIDGWVATDAGAPDPINHTVHANNNGFGLDNGNFNTLSVLDFVFAHPQSAVDLGIGKGNNSTNEHFLITLYNGGVAFATEDIILSDGSPVLVDSAHWGVGEAAGVPTTGTFGSFTSMTVENIAGADGSSGDDSKVNLTSVSFDQQTTISSTTLTFAPTITDGDGDTTHSATNLSVSLVGTANASGGYNLTGTTAAEVLVASSHADTLAGGTGGGDTVDYSGSNAGVTVNLATQSATGGWAAGDTISGIENVIGSSFADNLTAASTGSILDAGANSTGGTDTLVGGTGDDILIAGLAGTDSLTGNGGNDIFVLHGNGGASVTITDFQSIGADTIYVDVQNQALTINTSATISAGQFSSATDATQAAAWNGTTNQFVFNTNHNELYYSADGTAAHAVDLAHVSTGIPAATAIHTF; encoded by the coding sequence ATGAACGGTCCATTTCAGGTTGCTCAGGCTACCGGCACCGCGAATTCCAGCAGTTCGGCCCCTCCACGAATATACAAACTGACGAAGCCGCTGACCGATCAGGCGGTCGTCGTCAATCTCGGATACGATCAGAAAGTCCAGGTCGATTTCTCGGCGATCGCCAACGAGAAAATCACACTCGTCCACGTCGGCGAGAAACTCATCATCCTGTTCGACAATCAGTCGACCGTGACGGTCGAGCCGTTCTTCGATTCGCGGCACGACGCGCTGCAAAACATAACGATTGAAATGGCGCCTGGCCGCGACGTTTCCGTAAGCGAATTTGCGAGCCTGTTTCCGATCACCACGGATTCGTCGGTGTTGCCTGCAGCCGACGCCGGCGGCGCCTCCAATGCCAACGCCCAGGCGAGCGGTGCGAACTTCAGCCCATCTGCGGTTGATCCTCTGCCCCCCGTGCCCAGCAATACTCTGGCGCCTCAAGAGGACTTGCCCACTTTTACGACCGAGCCGCAGACGGGTTTCGTGCCCACGCCCCCGATTCCAGTTGCTCCCACGATCGTTGCCGGACTTGTTCCAGGGCTGGTGGTCGATGAGAGCTTCCTGACAGTTGCGACGAACGGTATTGCCGGCTCGGGCCAGGGCCCGGCGGGATCTACCGTGGCGACGGGATTGGTACCGTTCACAATCGACGCGCCAGCCGGTCAGCAATCGCTGACCTTCGCGCTGTCGATTAGCGCGTCAGGCGTCGATTCCGGGTTGATTGACTCGCAGACCGGGAATCACGTGTTCCTGTTCCTGGAAAATGGCCAGGTGGTCGGCCGCGAGGGAGCAAACGCCGGCGCGGCGGCAGGAGGGCCGGCTGATTTCACGCTCGCGGTTGATGCGACGGGTCATATCACGCTGACGGATCTGCGTTCGGTGCATGAAGGCGTCGGCGAGACCGGCGATATCAACGAGGGCGTGTCCCTGCCTGCCGGTCTGGTGACGCTGACGGCGACGGTGACGGACAACAGCAACCAGAGCGAGAGCGCAAGTGTTGATATTGGTCCGCATCTGACGATCCTGGACGACGGTCCGAGCGTTTCGATTGTGGTTCAAGGCGAGCCGGCGCTGGCCGTTGACGAGAGCTTCCTGACGGCGGCAACCAACGGCATCGACGGCACGACGCCGAACCTTGCCAACACCCACACGACCGGCGACTTCAGTGGTGCGTTCACCTCGGTGCAGGGCGCCGACGGCGCCAGCATCGCCTACTCGCTGGGCGTGAACTCGCCGAACGTGGACTCCGGCTTGATCGACTCCGCGACCGGTGATCACATCTTCCTGGTGCTGAACGGCAACACGGTGGAAGGTCACGTCGGTGCGACGGCGACACTCGCCTTCACGCTCGCGCTTGACCCTGCGACGGGTGTGGTGACGCTGACCGATCTGCGCGCAGTGCACGAGGGCGTCGGCGAAAACGGCGACATCAGCGAGGGCATCAGCCTGAACAGCGTGGCCAACCTGGTGACGCTGACAGCGACGATCACCGACAAGGACGGCGACACGGCGACTGCCAGCATCGACCTCGGCAAGCAGGTGACGTTCAACGACGACGGCCCGACCATTCAGGTTCGTGTTTTGGGCGAAGAGCAGCATTTGCCGACGCTGGTGGTGGACGAGAGCTTCCTGACGGCGGCAACCAACGGCATCGACGGCACCACGCCGAACCTGGCCAGCACGGTCAAGACCGGCGACTTCTCGACCGCGTTCACCTCGGTGCAGGGTGCCGACGGCGCCAGCATCGCGTACTCGCTGGGCGTGAGCTCGCCGAGCGTGGACTCCGGGCTGATCGACTCGGCGACCGGGCAGCACATCCTGCTGGTGCTGAACGGCACCACGGTGGAAGGCCATGTCGGCGCCAGCTCGACGCTGGCCTTCACGCTGGCGGTCAATGCCGCGACCGGCGTGGTGACGCTGACCGACCTGCGCGCGGTGCATGAGGGCGTCGGCGAGAACGGCGACATCAGCGAGGGCATCAGCCTGAACAGCATCGCCAACCTGGTGACGCTGACGGCGACGATCACGGACAAGGACGGCGACCATCAGGCGGCCACCATCGACCTCGGCAAGCAGGTCACCTTCAACGACGACGGCCCGACCATCGTGGTCAACAACTCGACCGAACCGACGCTGGTGGTGGACGAGAGCTTCCTGACGGCGGCAACCAACGGCATCGACGGCACCACGCCGAACCTGGCCAGCACGGTCAAGACCGGCGACTTCTCGACCGCGTTCACCTCGGTGCAGGGTGCCGACGGCGCCAGCATCGCGTACTCGCTGGGCGTGAGCTCGCCGAGCGTGGACTCCGGGCTGATCGACTCGGCGACCGGGCAGCACATCTTCCTGGTCCTGAACGGCACCACGGTGGAAGGCCATGTCGGGGCGAGCTCGACGCTGGCCTTCACGCTGGCGGTCGACCCGAACACGGGGATCGTGACCCTGACCGACCTGCGGGCGGTGCATGAGGGCGTCGGCGAGAACGGCGACATCAGCGAGGGCATCAGCCTGAACAGCATCGCCAACCTGGTGACGCTGACGGTGACGATCACGGACAAGGACGGCGACCATCAGGCGGCCACCATCGACCTCGGCAAGCAGGTCACCTTCAACGACGACGGCCCGACCATCGTGGTCAACAACTCGACCGAACCGACGCTGGTGGTGGACGAGAGCTTCCTGACGGCGGCAACCAACGGCATCGACGGCACCACGCCGAACCTGGCCAGCACGGTCAAGACCGGCGACTTCTCGACCGCGTTCACCTCGGTGCAGGGTGCCGACGGCGCCAGCATCGCGTACTCGCTGGGCGTGAGCTCGCCGAGCGTGGACTCCGGGCTGATCGACTCGGCGACCGGGCAGCACATCTTCCTGGTCCTGAACGGCACCACGGTGGAAGGCCATGTCGGGGCGAGCTCGACGCTGGCCTTCACGCTGGCGGTCGACCCGAACACGGGGATCGTGACCCTGACCGACCTGCGGGCGGTGCATGAGGGCGTCGGCGAGAACGGCGACATCAGCGAGGGCATCAGCCTGAACAGCATCGCCAACCTGGTGACGCTGACGGTGACGATCACGGACAAGGACGGCGACCATCAGGCGGCCACCATCGACCTCGGCAAGCAGGTCACCTTCAACGACGACGGCCCGACCATCGTGGTCAACAACTCGACCGAACCGACGCTGGTGGTGGACGAGAGCTTCCTGACGGCGGCAACCAACGGCATCGACGGCACCACGCCGAACCTGGCCAGCACGGTCAAGACCGGCGACTTCTCGACCGCGTTCACCTCGGTGCAGGGTGCCGACGGCGCCAGCATCGCGTACTCGCTGGGCGTGAGCTCGCCGAGCGTGGACTCCGGGCTGATCGACTCGGCGACCGGGCAGCACATCCTGCTGGTGCTGAACGGCACCACGGTGGAAGGCCATGTCGGCGCCAGCTCGACGCTGGCCTTTACGCTGGCGGTCAATGCCGCGACCGGCGTGGTGACGCTGACCGACCTGCGCGCGGTGCATGAGGGCGTCGGCGAGAACGGCGACATCAGCGAGGGCATCAGCCTGAACAGCATCGCCAACCTGGTGACGCTGACGGCGACGATCACGGACAAGGACGGCGACCATCAGGCGGCGACCATCGATATCGGCAAGCAGGTCACCTTCAACGACGACGGCCCGACCATCGTGGTCAACAACTCGACCGAACCGACGCTGGTGGTGGACGAGAGCTTCCTGACGGCGGCAACCAACGGCATCGACGGCACCACGCCGAACCTGGCCAGCACGGTCAAGACCGGCGACTTCTCGACCGCGTTCACCTCGGTGCAGGGTGCCGACGGCGCCAGCATCGCGTACTCGCTGGGCGTGAGCTCGCCGAGCGTGGACTCCGGGCTGATCGACTCGGCGACCGGGCAGCACATCTTCCTGGTCCTGAACGGCACCACGGTGGAAGGCCATGTCGGGGCGAGCTCGACGCTGGCCTTCACGCTGGCGGTCGACCCGAACACGGGGATCGTGACCCTGACCGACCTGCGGGCGGTGCATGAGGGCGTCGGCGAGAACGGCGACATCAGCGAGGGCATCAGCCTGAACAGCATCGCCAACCTGGTGACGCTGACGGCGACGATCACGGACAAGGACGGCGACCATCAGGCGGCGACCATCGATATCGGCAAGCAGGTCACCTTCAACGACGACGGCCCGACCATCGTGGTCAACAACTCGACCGAACCGACGCTGGTGGTGGACGAGAGCTTCCTGACGGCGGCAACCAACGGCATCGACGGCACCACGCCGAACCTGGCCAGCACGGTCAAGACCGGCGACTTCTCGACCGCGTTCACCTCGGTGCAGGGTGCCGACGGCGCCAGCATCGCGTACTCGCTGGGCGTGAGCTCGCCGAGCGTGGACTCCGGGCTGATCGACTCGGCGACCGGGCAGCACATCTTCCTGGTCCTGAACGGCACCACGGTGGAAGGCCATGTCGGGGCGAGCTCGACGCTGGCCTTCACGCTGGCGGTCGACCCGAACACGGGGATCGTGACCCTGACCGACCTGCGGGCGGTGCATGAGGGCGTCGGCGAGAACGGCGACATCAGCGAGGGCATCAGCCTGAACAGCATCGCCAACCTGGTGACGCTGACGGCGACGATCACGGACAAGGACGGCGACCACCAGGCGGCCACCATCGACCTCGGCAAGCAGGTCACCTTCAACGACGACGGCCCGACCATCGTGGTCAACAACTCGACCGAACCGACGCTGGTGGTGGACGAGAGCTTCCTGACGGCGGCAACCAACGGCATCGACGGCACCACGCCGAACCTGGCCAGCACGGTCAAGACCGGCGACTTCTCGACCGCGTTCACCTCGGTGCAGGGTGCCGACGGCGCCAGCATCGCGTACTCGCTGGGCGTGAGCTCGCCGAGCGTGGACTCCGGGCTGATCGACTCGGCGACCGGGCAGCACATCTTCCTGGTCCTGAACGGCACCACGGTGGAAGGCCATGTCGGGGCGAGCTCGACGCTGGCCTTTACGCTGGCGGTCAATGCCGCGACCGGCGTGGTGACGCTGACCGACCTGCGCGCGGTGCATGAGGGCGTCGGCGAGAACGGCGACATCAGCGAGGGCATCAGCCTGAACAGCATCGCCAACCTGGTGACGCTGACGGCGACGATCACGGACAAGGACGGCGACCATCAGGCGGCGACCATCGATATCGGCAAGCAGGTCACCTTCAACGACGACGGCCCGACCATCGTGGTCAACAACTCGACCGAACCGACGCTGGTGGTGGACGAGAGCTTCCTGACGGCGGCAACCAACGGCATCGACGGCACCACGCCGAACCTGGCCAGCACGGTCAAGACCGGCGACTTCTCGACCGCGTTCACCTCGGTGCAGGGTGCCGACGGCGCCAGCATCGCGTACTCGCTGGGCGTGAGCTCGCCGAGCGTGGACTCCGGGCTGATCGACTCGGCGACCGGGCAGCACATCTTCCTGGTCCTGAACGGCACCACGGTGGAAGGCCATGTCGGGGCGAGCTCGACGCTGGCCTTCACGCTGGCGGTCGACCCGAACACGGGGATCGTGACCCTGACCGACCTGCGGGCGGTGCATGAGGGCGTCGGCGAGAACGGCGACATCAGCGAGGGCATCAGCCTGAACAGCATCGCCAACCTGGTGACGCTGACGGCGACGATCACGGACAAGGACGGCGACCACCAGGCGGCCACCATCGACCTCGGCAAGCAGGTCACCTTCAACGACGACGGCCCGACCATCGTGGTCAACAACTCGACCGAACCGACGCTGGTGGTGGACGAGAGCTTCCTGACGGCGGCAACCAACGGCATCGACGGCACCACGCCGAACCTGGCCAGCACGGTCAAGACCGGCGACTTCTCGACCGCGTTCACCTCGGTGCAGGGTGCCGACGGCGCCAGCATCGCGTACTCGCTGGGCGTGAGCTCGCCGAGCGTGGACTCCGGGCTGATCGACTCGGCGACCGGGCAGCACATCTTCCTGGTGCTGAACGGCACCACGGTGGAAGGCCATGTCGGCGCCAGCTCGACGCTGGCCTTTACGCTGGCGGTCAATGCCGCGACCGGCGTGGTGACGCTGACCGACCTGCGCGCGGTGCATGAGGGCGTCGGCGAGAACGGCGACATCAGCGAGGGCATCAGCCTGAACAGCATCGCCAACCTGGTGACGCTGACGGCGACGATCACGGACAAGGACGGCGACCATCAGGCGGCGACCATCGATATCGGCAAGCAGGTCACCTTCAACGACGACGGCCCGACCATCGTGGTCAACAACTCGACCGAACCGACGCTGGTGGTGGACGAGAGCTTCCTGACGGCGGCAACCAACGGCATCGACGGCACCACGCCGAACCTGGCCAGCACGGTCAAGACCGGCGACTTCTCGACCGCGTTCACCTCGGTGCAGGGTGCCGACGGCGCCAGCATCGCGTACTCGCTGGGCGTGAGCTCGCCGAGCGTGGACTCCGGGCTGATCGACTCGGCGACCGGGCAGCACATCCTGCTGGTGCTGAACGGCACCACGGTGGAAGGCCATGTCGGCGCCAGCTCGACGCTGGCCTTCACGCTGGCGGTCAATGCCGCGACCGGCGTGGTGACGCTGACCGACCTGCGCGCGGTGCATGAGGGCGTCGGCGAGAACGGCGACATCAGCGAGGGCATCAGCCTGAACAGCATCGCCAACCTGGTGACGCTGACGGCGACGATCACGGACAAGGACGGCGACCATCAGGCGGCCACCATCGACCTCGGCAAGCAGGTCACCTTCAACGACGACGGCCCGACCATCGTGGTCAACAACTCGACCGAACCGACGCTGGTGGTGGACGAGAGCTTCCTGACGGCGGCAACCAACGGCATCGACGGCACCACGCCGAACCTGGCCAGCACGGTCAAGACCGGCGACTTCTCGACCGCGTTCACCTCGGTGCAGGGTGCCGACGGCGCCAGCATCGCGTACTCGCTGGGCGTGAGCTCGCCGAGCGTGGACTCCGGGCTGATCGACTCGGCGACCGGGCAGCACATCCTGCTGGTGCTGAACGGCACCACGGTGGAAGGCCATGTCGGCGCCAGCTCGACGCTGGCCTTCACGCTGGCGGTCAATGCCGCGACCGGCGTGGTGACGCTGACCGACCTGCGCGCGGTGCATGAGGGCGTCGGCGAGAACGGCGACATCAGCGAGGGCATCAGCCTGAACAGCATCGCCAACCTGGTGACGCTGACGGCGACGATCACGGACAAGGACGGCGACCATCAGGCGGCCACCATCGACCTCGGCAAGCAGGTCACCTTCAACGACGACGGCCCGACCATCGTGGTCAACAACTCGACCGAACCGACGCTGGTGGTGGACGAGAGCTTCCTGACGGCGGCAACCAACGGCATCGACGGCACCACGCCGAACCTGGCCAGCACGGTCAAGACCGGCGACTTCTCGACCGCGTTCACCTCGGTGCAGGGTGCCGACGGCGCCAGCATCGCGTACTCGCTGGGCGTGAGCTCGCCGAGCGTGGACTCCGGGCTGATCGACTCGGCGACCGGGCAGCACATCTTCCTGGTCCTGAACGGCACCACGGTGGAAGGCCATGTCGGGGCGAGCTCGACGCTGGCCTTTACGCTGGCGGTCAATGCCGCGACCGGCGTGGTGACGCTGACCGACCTGCGCGCGGTGCATGAGGGCGTCGGCGAGAACGGCGACATCAGCGAGGGCATCAGCCTGAACAGCATCGCCAACCTGGTGACGCTGACGGCGACGATCACGGACAAGGACGGCGACCATCAGGCGGCGACGATCGATCTCGGCAAGCAGCTGAGCATCCATGACGACGGTCCGACGATTACGGCGACGGCAACGGGTCCGGCGCTCTCGGTTGACGAGAGCTTCCTGACGGCTTCGACCAACGGCATCAACGGCTCGACGCCGCTGCTGGCCAGCACCCACACCACCGGTAACTTCTCGACCGCGTTCACCGCGGTGCAGGGCGCCGACGGCGCAAGCATCGCCTATGCGCTGGGCATCACCGGCGGCAACGGCACCTCGTCGGGGCTGGTCGATTCGCAGACCGGCCAGACCGATGTGCTGGTTCTGAACGGCAACACGATCGAAGGCCATGTCGGCACGACCGGCGGCGCGCTGGCGTTCACCATTGCGGTGGACCCGGCGACGGGGATCGTGACGCTGACCGAGGACCGGTCGGTGAAGCAGGGCACGGCGTCGAACGGGGACACCAGCGAAGGCATCAGCCTGAACAGCATCGCCAACCTGGTGACGCTGACGGCGACGATCACGGACAAGGATGGCGACCATCAGGCGGCCACCATCGATCTCGGCAAGCAGGTGAGCTTCCTGGACGACGGCCCGACGATCAGTTCAATTCAAAACGCCATAATGCCGACCGTTAACAACACGGACGCGCATGGTACATGGCAGCCAAACTTCGGCGCAGACGGACCGGATTTTGCGCCAGCAGGCGATGTGAAGGGTCCAAACGATCCTGCCTTCGCAGCAATCGGAATCGCGATGGGGACAGCGCCGGCCGGGCTGACCTATACCGTTACCGACACGCTCCTCCATGATCCGGCAGGCGAAGAGGTTTTCTCCGTCGCTGTGACGGGAGGGACGCAGCCCTACACTTTCTATGAGTACACCCACTACAATGCCGCGACCCAGACGGCGGAGATGTTCGCTTATTCCGATCAGGCCGACGCGGTCGCCGGAAGTACCGGCACGACAAATCAGTTCTTTACCTTGTCGATGGCTGCGAACGGGACATACGATTTCCATCTGACATCGTCTACGGCGCTGGAATCCACGGTCATCACGAGTTTCACGGGCGGCGGCAATTCCGGCGAAGGAAGCTACGCTGTCGTTACTGGTACTTCGGCGACCTTCGTGAAGAATGCAGTCACCATCCCGGCCGGTCCGCCGGCAGGCTCTGATCTTCTTATTGACGGCTGGGTAGCGACCGACGCCGGGGCACCGGATCCCATCAACCATACGGTGCATGCCAACAACAACGGCTTCGGACTGGATAATGGCAACTTCAATACCCTCAGTGTGCTTGACTTTGTCTTTGCGCACCCCCAGAGCGCCGTCGATCTGGGCATCGGTAAGGGCAACAACAGCACGAATGAGCATTTTCTGATAACGCTCTATAATGGTGGCGTTGCCTTTGCTACCGAGGACATTATCCTGTCGGACGGCTCACCGGTGCTCGTCGACAGCGCCCATTGGGGAGTCGGGGAAGCTGCAGGAGTTCCAACGACTGGTACGTTCGGCTCGTTCACGTCGATGACGGTGGAAAATATCGCCGGTGCTGACGGCTCGTCGGGAGACGACTCCAAGGTCAACCTGACCAGTGTGAGCTTTGACCAGCAGACTACGATCAGCAGTACAACCCTGACGTTTGCTCCCACCATCACCGATGGCGATGGTGATACGACCCACAGCGCAACCAATCTTTCGGTGTCGCTGGTTGGTACGGCCAACGCATCGGGTGGGTATAATTTGACAGGTACCACGGCCGCAGAGGTGCTGGTGGCAAGCTCGCATGCTGATACGCTTGCCGGCGGAACTGGCGGAGGCGACACGGTCGACTACAGCGGTTCCAATGCTGGCGTCACCGTCAACCTGGCGACACAATCGGCGACCGGGGGATGGGCGGCCGGAGATACCATCAGCGGCATCGAAAATGTCATCGGCTCGTCATTCGCCGACAACCTCACCGCCGCGAGCACCGGAAGCATACTGGATGCCGGTGCCAACAGCACTGGCGGAACGGATACCTTGGTAGGTGGGACAGGCGATGACATCCTTATCGCCGGCTTAGCGGGCACCGATAGCCTAACAGGAAATGGAGGCAACGATATCTTCGTACTGCACGGTAACGGAGGTGCGAGTGTCACTATCACTGACTTCCAATCGATCGGAGCTGATACGATCTATGTTGATGTTCAAAATCAGGCTTTGACTATCAACACCTCAGCGACGATTTCGGCCGGGCAGTTCAGTAGTGCAACGGATGCAACGCAAGCAGCCGCCTGGAATGGCACGACCAACCAATTCGTCTTTAACACGAATCACAATGAGCTCTACTATTCGGCCGATGGTACGGCGGCCCACGCGGTTGATCTGGCGCACGTGAGCACGGGTATCCCAGCGGCGACCGCAATCCATACGTTCTGA